From Tachyglossus aculeatus isolate mTacAcu1 chromosome 12 unlocalized genomic scaffold, mTacAcu1.pri SUPER_6_unloc_1, whole genome shotgun sequence, the proteins below share one genomic window:
- the PAK6 gene encoding serine/threonine-protein kinase PAK 6 isoform X1, giving the protein MFRKKKKKRPEISAPQNFQHRVHTSFDPKEGRFVGLPPQWENILDTLRRPKPVVDPSRITRLQLQPMKTVVRGSTVELESYVSGLLSDLQKLSVISSNTLRGRSPPSRRRAQSLGLLEDERSPDPPSPCSPRPDGPLGPYLSCNGGGGPGARPGEARPNGLVGKARSLGPAEFRGDAPCDRRGVRVGASPPPASAAAPPGRAGKTTWRSSDERRPQSCLVARPGREGSPSPQARDSSLKRRLFCSLFLPPGADGRPGSKLQSQPIPYRRPPQDSSPTPAAKAQSLPSAEPAPADPNGSGSSLQRPPGRPSPAGSPRTRPAPAHASSPHPAQEPGPVPGQLGGEEPGGGVVTHEQFKAALRMVVDPGDPRLLLDSYVKIGEGSTGVVCLARERQSGRHVAVKMMDLRRQQRRELLFNEVVIMRDYQHLNVVEMYKSFLVGEELWVLMEFLQGGALTDIVSQIRLNEEQIATVCESVLQALAYLHSQGVIHRDIKSDSILLTLDGRVKLSDFGFCAQISKDVPKRKSLVGTPYWMAPEVISRTPYTTEVDIWSLGIMVIEMVDGEPPYFSDSPVQAMKRLRDSPPPKMRNAHKASPVLRDFLERMLMRDPQQRATAQELLDHPFLLQTGLPECLVPLIQLYRKRTSTC; this is encoded by the exons ATGTTccgcaagaagaagaagaaacgtCCGGAGATCTCAGCCCCGCAGAACTTCCAGCACCGCGTCCACACCTCGTTTGACCCGAAGGAGGGCAGGTTCGTGGGGCTCCCGCCGCAGTGGGAGAACATTCTGGACACGCTGCGGCGGCCCAAGCCCGTGGTCGACCCGTCGCGCATTACCCGCCTGCAGCTCCAGCCCATGAAG ACAGTGGTGCGGGGCAGCACGGTTGAGTTGGAGAGCTACGTCTCAGGGCTGCTCAGCGACCTCCAGAAGCTGTCGGTCATCAGCTCCAACACCCTGCGAGGCCGGAGCCCCCCGAGCCGGCGGCGGGCCCAGTCTCTGGGGCTCTTGGAGGACGAGCGGAGCCCGGACCCGCCTTCGCCGTGCAGCCCCCGGCCCGACGGCCCCCTCGGGCCCTACCTCAGCTGCAACGGGGGaggcgggcccggggcccggccgggCGAAGCGCGGCCGAACGGGCTGGTGGGCAAAGCCCGGTCCCTGGGCCCCGCCGAGTTCCGGGGTGATGCCCCATGCGACCGGCGTGGGGTACGCGTGGGGGCCTCCCCGCCGCCGGCCTCCGCCGCCGCTcctccgggccgggccgggaagACCACGTGGCGGAGCTCGGATGAGCGGAGGCCGCAGTCCTGTCTggtggcccggcccggccgagaGGGCAGCCCGAGCCCCCAGGCCCGAGACAGCAGCCTGAAGCGCCGCCTCTTCTGCAGCCTGTTCCTCCCGCCCGGGGCCGACGGCAGGCCGGGCTCCAAGCTGCAGAGCCAG CCCATCCCCTACCGGAGGCCCCCACAGGACTCCTCGCCCACCCCCGCGGCCAAAgcgcagtccctgccctcggCCGAGCCGGCCCCCGCGGACCCCAACGGCAGCGGCAGCAGCCTCCAGCGGCCCCCGGGCCGCCCGTCCCCGGCGGGCTCCCCCCGCACCCGGCCGGCCCCGGCCCACGCCAGCAGCCCGCACCCGGCCCAGGAGCCCGGGCCGGTCCCGGGCCAGCTGGGGGGCGAGGAGCCGGGCGGGGGCGTGGTGACGCACGAGCAGTTCAAGGCGGCCTTGCGGATGGTGGTGGACCCCGGGGACCCCCGACTACTGCTGGACAGCTACGTCAAGATCGGCGAGGGCTCCACGGGCGTCGTCTGCCTGGCCCGCGAGAGGCAGTCGGGTCGCCACGTGGCCGTCAAGATGATGGACCTGCGAAGGCAGCAGCGCCGAGAGCTGCTCTTCAACGAG GTGGTGATCATGCGCGACTACCAGCACCTCAACGTGGTGGAGATGTACAAGAGCTTCCTGGTGGGCGAAGAGCTGTGGGTGCTCATGGAATTCCTCCAGGGCGGTGCCCTCACCGACATCGTGTCCCAGATCCG GCTGAACGAGGAGCAGATCGCCACAGTGTGTGAGTCCGTGCTGCAGGCCCTCGCCTACCTGCACTCCCAGGGCGTCATTCACCGGGACATCAAGAGCGACTCCATCCTCCTGACCCTTGATGGGAGG GTAAAACTCTCCGACTTTGGGTTCTGTGCTCAGATCAGCAAAGATGTCCCCAAACGAAAGTCCCTAGTGGGGACCCCGTACTGGATGGCCCCTGAAGTGATCTCCAGGACGCCTTACACCACTGAG GTGGATATCTGGTCTTTGGGCATCATGGTGATTGAGATGGTGGACGGGGAACCCCCATACTTCAGTGACTCCCCAGTTCAGGCTATGAAGAGGCTCCGTGACAGCCCCCCACCCAAGATGAGGAACGCCCACAAG
- the PAK6 gene encoding serine/threonine-protein kinase PAK 6 isoform X2, with translation MFRKKKKKRPEISAPQNFQHRVHTSFDPKEGRFVGLPPQWENILDTLRRPKPVVDPSRITRLQLQPMKTVVRGSTVELESYVSGLLSDLQKLSVISSNTLRGRSPPSRRRAQSLGLLEDERSPDPPSPCSPRPDGPLGPYLSCNGGGGPGARPGEARPNGLVGKARSLGPAEFRGDAPCDRRGVRVGASPPPASAAAPPGRAGKTTWRSSDERRPQSCLVARPGREGSPSPQARDSSLKRRLFCSLFLPPGADGRPGSKLQSQPIPYRRPPQDSSPTPAAKAQSLPSAEPAPADPNGSGSSLQRPPGRPSPAGSPRTRPAPAHASSPHPAQEPGPVPGQLGGEEPGGGVVTHEQFKAALRMVVDPGDPRLLLDSYVKIGEGSTGVVCLARERQSGRHVAVKMMDLRRQQRRELLFNEVVIMRDYQHLNVVEMYKSFLVGEELWVLMEFLQGGALTDIVSQIRLNEEQIATVCESVLQALAYLHSQGVIHRDIKSDSILLTLDGRISKDVPKRKSLVGTPYWMAPEVISRTPYTTEVDIWSLGIMVIEMVDGEPPYFSDSPVQAMKRLRDSPPPKMRNAHKASPVLRDFLERMLMRDPQQRATAQELLDHPFLLQTGLPECLVPLIQLYRKRTSTC, from the exons ATGTTccgcaagaagaagaagaaacgtCCGGAGATCTCAGCCCCGCAGAACTTCCAGCACCGCGTCCACACCTCGTTTGACCCGAAGGAGGGCAGGTTCGTGGGGCTCCCGCCGCAGTGGGAGAACATTCTGGACACGCTGCGGCGGCCCAAGCCCGTGGTCGACCCGTCGCGCATTACCCGCCTGCAGCTCCAGCCCATGAAG ACAGTGGTGCGGGGCAGCACGGTTGAGTTGGAGAGCTACGTCTCAGGGCTGCTCAGCGACCTCCAGAAGCTGTCGGTCATCAGCTCCAACACCCTGCGAGGCCGGAGCCCCCCGAGCCGGCGGCGGGCCCAGTCTCTGGGGCTCTTGGAGGACGAGCGGAGCCCGGACCCGCCTTCGCCGTGCAGCCCCCGGCCCGACGGCCCCCTCGGGCCCTACCTCAGCTGCAACGGGGGaggcgggcccggggcccggccgggCGAAGCGCGGCCGAACGGGCTGGTGGGCAAAGCCCGGTCCCTGGGCCCCGCCGAGTTCCGGGGTGATGCCCCATGCGACCGGCGTGGGGTACGCGTGGGGGCCTCCCCGCCGCCGGCCTCCGCCGCCGCTcctccgggccgggccgggaagACCACGTGGCGGAGCTCGGATGAGCGGAGGCCGCAGTCCTGTCTggtggcccggcccggccgagaGGGCAGCCCGAGCCCCCAGGCCCGAGACAGCAGCCTGAAGCGCCGCCTCTTCTGCAGCCTGTTCCTCCCGCCCGGGGCCGACGGCAGGCCGGGCTCCAAGCTGCAGAGCCAG CCCATCCCCTACCGGAGGCCCCCACAGGACTCCTCGCCCACCCCCGCGGCCAAAgcgcagtccctgccctcggCCGAGCCGGCCCCCGCGGACCCCAACGGCAGCGGCAGCAGCCTCCAGCGGCCCCCGGGCCGCCCGTCCCCGGCGGGCTCCCCCCGCACCCGGCCGGCCCCGGCCCACGCCAGCAGCCCGCACCCGGCCCAGGAGCCCGGGCCGGTCCCGGGCCAGCTGGGGGGCGAGGAGCCGGGCGGGGGCGTGGTGACGCACGAGCAGTTCAAGGCGGCCTTGCGGATGGTGGTGGACCCCGGGGACCCCCGACTACTGCTGGACAGCTACGTCAAGATCGGCGAGGGCTCCACGGGCGTCGTCTGCCTGGCCCGCGAGAGGCAGTCGGGTCGCCACGTGGCCGTCAAGATGATGGACCTGCGAAGGCAGCAGCGCCGAGAGCTGCTCTTCAACGAG GTGGTGATCATGCGCGACTACCAGCACCTCAACGTGGTGGAGATGTACAAGAGCTTCCTGGTGGGCGAAGAGCTGTGGGTGCTCATGGAATTCCTCCAGGGCGGTGCCCTCACCGACATCGTGTCCCAGATCCG GCTGAACGAGGAGCAGATCGCCACAGTGTGTGAGTCCGTGCTGCAGGCCCTCGCCTACCTGCACTCCCAGGGCGTCATTCACCGGGACATCAAGAGCGACTCCATCCTCCTGACCCTTGATGGGAGG ATCAGCAAAGATGTCCCCAAACGAAAGTCCCTAGTGGGGACCCCGTACTGGATGGCCCCTGAAGTGATCTCCAGGACGCCTTACACCACTGAG GTGGATATCTGGTCTTTGGGCATCATGGTGATTGAGATGGTGGACGGGGAACCCCCATACTTCAGTGACTCCCCAGTTCAGGCTATGAAGAGGCTCCGTGACAGCCCCCCACCCAAGATGAGGAACGCCCACAAG